A single region of the Hyphomicrobiales bacterium genome encodes:
- a CDS encoding conserved hypothetical protein (Evidence 4 : Unknown function but conserved in other organisms) — protein MTLLCGAASLSDATAVGGGKRMEATVRHALSYDVERSVQIDDLIKSLEANAFFIRSALRVLERVYPGLSIEDVRISVVSVSQSSPLKEILSAAIVVSYQKQLEEEVSNIILSSTGYQLPESIDSLVTVFVMIIAIYGISKCFDLIFPGRDRGPLKDTQHELASKASELTGKKRDEIEREMERELSGKTKAATLANSQKFFAPTRGQFNTSIEAGPQVTIPWAAIRLAQAAAGLPLDADDRQRVETQILTSVDVVLHAMDLDRRSKGWAGHIPSVSDQRMPMKIDQSIEQESLFGRVSVVGDVLLALEFAPDGTWRPKDFTLLRIVG, from the coding sequence TTGACTCTTTTGTGCGGGGCAGCCTCCCTTTCCGATGCCACGGCAGTGGGGGGGGGGAAGCGAATGGAAGCTACGGTGCGCCACGCATTGAGCTACGATGTTGAGCGTTCAGTTCAAATCGACGATCTCATCAAATCATTGGAAGCAAACGCTTTTTTCATTAGAAGTGCACTTCGCGTCTTAGAGCGTGTTTATCCTGGCCTATCAATCGAAGACGTAAGAATATCCGTCGTATCTGTAAGCCAAAGCAGCCCACTCAAAGAAATACTATCAGCGGCTATCGTTGTATCATATCAAAAGCAGCTGGAGGAGGAAGTGTCAAATATAATTCTTTCCTCCACGGGGTATCAATTACCTGAATCGATCGACAGCCTTGTCACAGTATTTGTGATGATTATTGCGATATACGGAATTTCAAAGTGCTTTGATCTGATATTCCCCGGGCGAGATCGAGGCCCACTTAAGGATACGCAACATGAACTTGCCAGCAAGGCTTCGGAACTCACTGGCAAGAAGCGCGATGAGATCGAGCGCGAAATGGAAAGGGAACTGTCCGGCAAAACGAAAGCTGCCACGCTGGCCAACTCCCAAAAATTCTTTGCACCGACCCGTGGTCAATTCAACACTTCGATCGAAGCTGGCCCACAGGTTACAATCCCTTGGGCGGCCATCAGACTGGCGCAGGCGGCGGCTGGCCTCCCACTTGACGCCGACGATAGGCAGCGCGTGGAAACCCAAATTCTCACGAGCGTAGACGTGGTGTTGCATGCAATGGACCTCGACCGCCGCTCAAAAGGATGGGCGGGACACATCCCCTCCGTTAGCGACCAACGCATGCCGATGAAAATTGACCAAAGCATTGAGCAGGAGTCGCTGTTTGGGAGAGTGAGCGTTGTTGGTGATGTCCTACTGGCGCTCGAGTTCGCCCCTGATGGTACATGGCGTCCGAAGGATTTCACATTACTGAGAATTGTAGGCTAG
- a CDS encoding Helix-turn-helix domain-containing protein yields the protein MPTLPVMLDIVKRAAENVGGLTRLATHLGIRHQTFYSWRRIPAERVRDIERVAGLPAHELRPDLFPPPVRGEAA from the coding sequence TTGCCTACTCTCCCTGTCATGTTGGATATCGTCAAACGCGCAGCCGAGAATGTTGGGGGCTTAACCCGCCTGGCGACGCATCTCGGTATCCGCCATCAGACATTCTATTCGTGGCGGCGAATTCCAGCCGAGCGCGTCCGAGACATCGAACGCGTGGCGGGATTGCCAGCACACGAACTGCGGCCGGATCTATTCCCGCCGCCCGTCCGCGGAGAGGCAGCATGA
- a CDS encoding conserved hypothetical protein (Evidence 4 : Unknown function but conserved in other organisms) — protein MTTTSYIVQPFVKTPKKGLGPGAQRSFRNAEDAKRGAEQTVSSGRALGAVAFSIVADEATDYCEEPVTLAIVGEVPLSVKESA, from the coding sequence ATGACAACGACAAGCTATATCGTTCAGCCGTTTGTGAAGACGCCAAAAAAGGGCCTGGGTCCGGGCGCACAGCGGTCATTTCGGAATGCAGAGGATGCTAAGCGTGGTGCTGAACAGACCGTAAGCTCGGGCCGCGCTTTGGGCGCGGTCGCGTTCTCCATCGTCGCTGACGAGGCGACAGATTATTGTGAGGAGCCGGTCACATTGGCGATTGTGGGAGAGGTGCCGTTGAGCGTGAAGGAATCTGCCTAA
- a CDS encoding hypothetical protein (Evidence 5 : Unknown function), with protein sequence MRIDDPEDTAARLQEFAAEHRKAEEILTEAIRRAAPEVRAQIQANELLHTEYSERSAAADALAVIICAQSRRAA encoded by the coding sequence ATGCGGATCGACGATCCCGAAGACACAGCCGCTCGCCTACAGGAATTCGCGGCAGAGCACCGCAAGGCGGAGGAGATCCTTACCGAAGCCATTCGGCGGGCCGCGCCAGAGGTGAGGGCGCAGATCCAAGCCAACGAGCTGCTGCACACCGAATACAGCGAGCGCTCAGCGGCTGCCGACGCTTTGGCGGTTATCATATGCGCGCAATCACGGCGGGCCGCGTGA
- a CDS encoding hypothetical protein (Evidence 5 : Unknown function), with the protein MRAITAGRVMAEDPHIAAYFGRLNRALNAISDLGYRATHIHHELERWEQNRKDLQRWSDNGEDGENPVWPGATQEDVSEIIGGIYSRLLSLRTNILSRIWRLELN; encoded by the coding sequence ATGCGCGCAATCACGGCGGGCCGCGTGATGGCAGAGGATCCGCACATCGCAGCCTATTTCGGGCGGCTTAATCGGGCCCTGAACGCCATCTCCGACCTCGGATATCGAGCCACGCATATCCACCATGAACTCGAACGATGGGAGCAGAACCGCAAGGATCTGCAGCGTTGGTCAGATAACGGCGAAGACGGGGAGAACCCGGTGTGGCCTGGCGCAACTCAAGAGGATGTGTCGGAGATTATCGGGGGCATATACAGCAGATTGCTTAGTCTTCGCACAAATATACTTTCCAGAATATGGCGGCTCGAACTCAACTAA
- a CDS encoding hypothetical protein (Evidence 5 : Unknown function), with protein MASFEYVTADGRYDLGAIMREAWRGVRAWNAKAERKAPLASFLRHGWSRARIQRDLWLVEDAKNRLIGIERRRFELLWELTIAENASTYVGWRDQTAAVLKQIAELDTSRQAFAIAAE; from the coding sequence ATGGCATCCTTTGAATATGTCACCGCTGATGGCCGCTACGATCTCGGCGCCATCATGCGGGAGGCTTGGCGGGGGGTTCGCGCCTGGAATGCGAAGGCCGAGCGAAAGGCGCCGCTGGCCAGTTTCCTCCGCCATGGGTGGTCACGCGCTCGAATACAGCGCGATCTCTGGCTTGTTGAGGACGCCAAAAACCGGCTGATCGGTATTGAGCGCCGCCGCTTCGAGCTTCTTTGGGAACTGACGATCGCCGAGAACGCCAGCACCTATGTCGGCTGGCGCGACCAGACGGCGGCGGTTCTCAAGCAAATCGCCGAGCTGGACACCAGCCGGCAAGCCTTTGCCATCGCAGCGGAGTGA
- a CDS encoding hypothetical protein (Evidence 5 : Unknown function), which produces MAIPLSNHCLRAVSAELASRGIAFTVEQGRKHPSIRFQVNGIELRKPFAGSSSCQSAPHKAAADIRRLIRNAEQQEPPMTGVSVVSAGIDASRQPVVSIDRGEAMADSRDIASFFGKQHSDVVRTIRALTCSTEFTERNFTFCEEIQQHSTGAAKSVFVQMTKDGFMFLVMGFNGSKAAQFKERYIAQFNAMEAELRRRSFPASVDAKTIGGIVKSVLNKQLEDVRAGVELALEEVSRVNGRISHLLPGQPDLTIARDFWLSVQIAEKAGFKEGDRVRGLTQFITRELHRHCAAQGVPVRLEEAVGRPARYLFPVPIATAWLAGCGTARIRHFVERVRAKKSGQGTLALIHRR; this is translated from the coding sequence ATGGCCATCCCCCTGAGCAATCACTGTCTTCGCGCGGTATCCGCCGAACTCGCGAGCCGTGGCATCGCCTTCACTGTCGAGCAAGGCCGCAAGCATCCGTCCATTCGCTTCCAGGTGAATGGGATCGAGCTCCGCAAGCCGTTTGCCGGCTCATCGTCTTGTCAGTCGGCGCCGCACAAGGCCGCCGCCGATATCCGCCGCCTCATCCGCAACGCCGAACAGCAGGAGCCGCCAATGACTGGTGTATCTGTCGTGTCCGCTGGCATCGATGCTTCTCGCCAGCCTGTCGTCTCCATCGACCGGGGCGAGGCGATGGCCGACAGCCGTGATATCGCATCGTTCTTCGGAAAGCAGCATTCGGACGTGGTGCGCACCATCCGTGCCCTGACCTGCTCGACGGAATTCACGGAACGCAATTTTACGTTCTGTGAGGAAATACAACAACATAGCACAGGCGCCGCGAAATCCGTCTTTGTGCAGATGACCAAAGACGGTTTTATGTTCCTTGTCATGGGCTTCAACGGCAGCAAGGCAGCCCAGTTCAAAGAGCGGTACATCGCACAGTTCAACGCGATGGAAGCCGAGTTGCGCCGCAGGTCTTTCCCCGCCAGCGTCGATGCGAAGACGATCGGCGGCATCGTCAAGTCCGTGCTGAACAAGCAGCTGGAGGACGTCCGCGCCGGCGTCGAATTGGCCTTGGAGGAGGTTTCCAGGGTCAACGGGCGCATCAGCCACCTGCTGCCCGGTCAACCGGACCTCACGATCGCCCGCGACTTCTGGCTGTCCGTCCAGATCGCCGAGAAGGCCGGGTTCAAGGAGGGCGACCGCGTCCGCGGGCTGACCCAGTTCATCACCCGGGAGCTTCACCGCCACTGTGCGGCGCAAGGCGTGCCAGTGCGCCTTGAGGAAGCCGTGGGCCGGCCCGCCCGCTATCTTTTCCCCGTCCCGATCGCAACCGCGTGGCTTGCCGGCTGCGGAACTGCCCGTATCCGCCATTTCGTCGAGCGCGTCCGCGCCAAGAAATCTGGTCAGGGCACCCTCGCCCTCATCCATCGCCGCTAA
- a CDS encoding putative phage repressor (Evidence 3 : Putative function from multiple computational evidences): MEELSDRIRLARERAGLTQEQVADAFGIRRNNISTWESGSTRPSSGRLPKLAKLLNTSVNWLLSGEGQSPGGEPAAVTAAVDVPPPAPQRLDMTPVPQLSQQRIPVYGRAVGGDDGRFLFNGEVIDTVLTPPGLENVPGAYAVYVSGDSMYPRFEEGETVWVHPRRPPRKNDDVVVQLHPAEEGEPAEGYVKRFLGWTPSQLRLLEFNPMREFEIDRKLVKEVQVIVFSQKV; this comes from the coding sequence ATGGAGGAGCTTAGCGACCGCATTCGATTGGCGAGAGAGAGGGCCGGCCTGACACAAGAGCAGGTGGCGGATGCCTTCGGTATTAGGCGCAATAATATTTCGACATGGGAGTCGGGATCGACCCGCCCGAGCTCGGGTAGGCTTCCTAAGCTCGCGAAGCTTCTCAACACCTCGGTTAATTGGCTTCTGAGCGGCGAAGGTCAGTCGCCTGGTGGAGAGCCCGCAGCGGTCACTGCCGCAGTCGACGTTCCTCCGCCCGCGCCTCAACGTCTCGACATGACCCCCGTTCCTCAACTATCGCAACAGCGCATCCCTGTGTACGGCCGGGCTGTCGGCGGCGACGATGGCCGTTTCCTGTTCAATGGCGAGGTCATTGACACCGTTCTCACGCCGCCTGGCTTGGAGAACGTACCGGGTGCATATGCGGTCTATGTATCTGGCGACAGCATGTATCCGCGGTTCGAGGAGGGAGAAACCGTTTGGGTCCATCCCCGCAGGCCGCCGAGGAAAAACGACGACGTCGTCGTTCAACTCCACCCGGCGGAAGAAGGCGAGCCAGCTGAAGGCTATGTTAAGCGCTTCCTTGGCTGGACGCCCTCACAGCTCAGGCTGCTGGAATTCAACCCCATGCGTGAATTCGAGATCGACCGGAAGCTCGTCAAAGAGGTCCAGGTGATCGTCTTTTCGCAGAAGGTTTAG
- a CDS encoding conserved hypothetical protein (Evidence 4 : Unknown function but conserved in other organisms) — protein MIAQELITIPPQTALQVFTTEDAITPYLAKVREHIDQFSGDISTIKGRKDIASMAYKVAQTKTYLEGVGKELADEQKQIPKKIDACRKRIRDTLDAWRDEVRAPLTKWEEAEEGRVNAHREAIACLEAYAKPASPETDAATLKGFLSVAQGVVIGPQCEEYEAAYAKAKETAVASLKTAIITRERYEAEQAELEVLRREAEERKQRDREEEIRREAAEQERLRVENAAKAEREAADLREQELKRQAEDAERRVAETETRLKREAEEARAAEEAETRKREADREHRRAINQKALDAFIAGGISREIAIQALMLIAQRAIPNVTIQY, from the coding sequence ATGATCGCGCAAGAGCTGATCACTATTCCTCCGCAGACCGCGCTCCAGGTATTCACAACTGAGGACGCCATCACACCTTATCTCGCCAAGGTACGCGAGCACATCGACCAGTTCTCTGGTGACATTTCCACAATCAAAGGCCGGAAGGACATCGCGTCCATGGCCTACAAGGTGGCTCAGACAAAGACATACCTTGAAGGTGTGGGCAAGGAACTCGCTGACGAGCAAAAGCAGATCCCGAAGAAGATCGACGCCTGTCGCAAGCGCATCCGCGACACCCTCGACGCTTGGCGCGACGAGGTGCGGGCGCCGCTGACGAAATGGGAAGAGGCGGAGGAAGGCCGCGTCAACGCGCACAGGGAGGCCATTGCCTGCCTTGAAGCCTATGCCAAGCCGGCATCCCCTGAGACCGACGCGGCGACGCTCAAGGGCTTCCTGTCCGTCGCCCAGGGAGTTGTGATTGGCCCGCAATGCGAGGAATACGAGGCGGCCTATGCAAAGGCGAAAGAGACAGCAGTCGCCTCGCTGAAGACGGCGATCATCACTCGTGAGCGCTATGAGGCCGAACAGGCCGAACTCGAAGTGCTTCGACGCGAAGCCGAAGAGCGCAAGCAGCGCGACCGCGAGGAAGAGATCCGGCGCGAGGCCGCTGAGCAGGAACGCCTGCGAGTCGAGAACGCCGCCAAAGCGGAACGCGAAGCGGCTGACCTGCGCGAGCAGGAGCTTAAGCGCCAGGCAGAAGATGCCGAGCGCCGGGTCGCAGAGACGGAGACGCGGCTTAAGCGCGAAGCCGAGGAAGCCCGCGCTGCCGAGGAGGCGGAAACGCGCAAGCGCGAGGCTGATCGCGAGCACCGCCGCGCGATCAATCAGAAGGCTCTGGATGCCTTCATTGCCGGCGGGATCTCGCGGGAGATCGCAATTCAAGCGCTGATGCTGATTGCTCAGCGCGCCATCCCGAACGTCACCATTCAGTATTGA
- a CDS encoding hypothetical protein (Evidence 5 : Unknown function): MDLLGDVALRVVGKAKRKMQGRRPKRANTARNNYVVVPLIPAAHRKNSPVRRR; this comes from the coding sequence ATGGATCTACTTGGCGATGTCGCGCTTCGCGTTGTTGGCAAAGCGAAGAGGAAGATGCAGGGCCGCCGGCCTAAGAGGGCAAATACCGCCCGCAACAACTATGTCGTGGTGCCGCTCATCCCGGCGGCTCATCGCAAGAACTCGCCAGTAAGGCGACGGTGA
- a CDS encoding conserved hypothetical protein (Evidence 4 : Unknown function but conserved in other organisms) translates to MAFRPTKPRQYGDTKEVIGRLIGQTGGAKEAAFLLGMEGSTTVYAYTDPAEKTQITFDQVRRLTSADATAAAEDLSARAGGVFLPFAPVEGCLNTLTARSAKEWGEFIAAVLSGEPDAIIMRELDEVICALVDVRTHRIAPRDDAAAPDQRPNITPLKRSGAA, encoded by the coding sequence ATGGCCTTTCGTCCCACGAAGCCCCGCCAGTACGGCGACACGAAGGAAGTAATCGGCCGTCTGATCGGACAGACAGGCGGTGCCAAGGAGGCCGCCTTTCTTCTCGGCATGGAAGGCTCAACGACCGTCTATGCCTATACCGACCCTGCCGAGAAAACTCAGATTACGTTCGATCAGGTCCGCAGGCTGACAAGCGCCGATGCGACCGCAGCGGCGGAGGACTTGTCCGCTCGTGCCGGCGGCGTCTTTCTCCCCTTTGCCCCTGTCGAGGGCTGCCTCAACACACTCACGGCCCGGTCCGCGAAGGAATGGGGCGAATTCATCGCCGCTGTCCTCTCTGGCGAGCCAGACGCCATCATTATGCGGGAACTGGACGAGGTGATTTGCGCGCTGGTCGATGTGCGGACCCACCGGATCGCACCTCGCGATGATGCTGCCGCGCCTGACCAGCGCCCGAACATCACGCCCCTCAAGCGCAGTGGAGCGGCGTAA
- a CDS encoding conserved hypothetical protein (Evidence 4 : Unknown function but conserved in other organisms): MQGIAYYVVMPIVVTFKGMRVVPGEAYEVADERSARRAVAQLGGRVIGAIAFTRVADGFGGYTDAAIIAQNGFIPDNLEEVLQAA, from the coding sequence ATGCAGGGGATCGCTTATTATGTCGTCATGCCCATTGTGGTGACTTTTAAGGGCATGCGCGTCGTCCCGGGTGAGGCCTACGAGGTCGCAGACGAGCGATCGGCCCGGCGGGCGGTAGCGCAGCTTGGAGGCCGAGTTATCGGTGCGATCGCCTTCACGCGGGTCGCGGACGGCTTCGGGGGCTATACCGATGCGGCGATCATCGCACAGAACGGCTTTATCCCCGATAACCTCGAAGAAGTTTTGCAAGCGGCTTGA
- a CDS encoding ERF family protein yields MNAAAELVLDLAPAPTGVRKDIGEPEGRSAVTTMEVISRALAANTDFNVVARLMELHERWEATQARKAFDAAIASAKAEIPPIIKNRHVGFASKNGGARTDYKHEDLAEIARTVDPILGKYGLSYRYETEQAPNAVTVSCILAHRDGHFTRTSLTAGHDNSGNKNSIQAVGSTITYLQRYTLKAALGLSASHDDDGKAAGGEEDAYLSDDQQQDLQDLIIQTGADPVALLKYLKVDTLKDIYVSRLEDVKKIILSKRGRA; encoded by the coding sequence ATGAACGCCGCCGCTGAACTTGTTCTCGATCTCGCACCCGCTCCCACCGGGGTGCGGAAGGATATTGGAGAGCCGGAAGGACGCAGCGCAGTCACCACCATGGAGGTGATCAGCCGGGCGCTCGCGGCCAACACAGATTTCAATGTTGTTGCTCGTCTGATGGAACTGCACGAGCGCTGGGAGGCGACCCAGGCGCGCAAGGCCTTTGACGCAGCAATCGCGTCCGCAAAAGCGGAAATCCCGCCGATCATCAAAAATCGCCATGTTGGCTTCGCCTCGAAGAACGGAGGAGCCCGCACCGACTACAAGCATGAGGATCTCGCGGAAATCGCGCGCACCGTGGATCCGATCCTCGGCAAGTACGGTCTTTCATATCGATATGAGACCGAGCAGGCGCCCAACGCCGTGACAGTATCTTGCATTCTTGCGCATCGCGACGGGCACTTCACGCGCACATCGCTCACCGCGGGGCACGATAATTCCGGCAACAAGAACAGTATCCAAGCGGTCGGCTCCACGATCACTTACCTACAGCGATACACCTTGAAAGCCGCCCTCGGCCTTTCTGCGAGCCACGATGACGATGGAAAGGCAGCGGGCGGTGAGGAAGACGCCTACCTTTCGGACGATCAACAGCAGGATCTACAAGATCTGATTATTCAGACCGGCGCCGATCCCGTCGCGTTGCTGAAATACCTGAAGGTTGACACCCTCAAGGACATCTACGTCTCGCGCCTTGAGGATGTGAAAAAAATCATCCTGTCCAAGAGGGGGCGGGCATGA